In the genome of Mesorhizobium sp. NBSH29, the window CAGCGCCAGAAGCGCGTTGACGCCATCCTGATAGAGCATCCGCGCAACCAGGAACCGAAAGATTCCGGCGCGCTTGCGCACCTCAGACAGCGTCGACTTGAGCTCCGAAAGACCCGCCTTGATGGCCGGACCAAGCTTGCTGGCGCGGCCAGCATCCGGTGTAAACAGAAACATCGGCAGCACGAACACGAGATACCACAGCGCTGAAAGCGGCCCCGTGGCGCGCGCATCCTCGCCGGCCAGCGGATCAAGCCCGAACAGCGGCGTCACGCCGATAATCGTCTTGCCGGTCTCGGGCGAGCCGGCCATGAACAGCACCACGAAGATCAGCGCGATCATGCCACCGAGATAGCCGAGCCCCCAGGCGACATTGGAAACCTTTCCTATCTCGGCGTTGGGCACCAGCCGCGGCATCATGGAATCGTTGAACACCGCCGAAAATTCCGCCGCAATCGAAGCCAGCGAAAATAGCGCCACGAACAAGAAGAGGTTCGAGCCGGGAGCCGCATACCACAGCAGCGCCATCGCGATGATCTGGATCACGGAGAACAATCCGATCCACGGCTTCCTTGGCCCGGTCTGGTCAGCGATTGAGCCCAGCACCGGCGAAAGGATCGCGATCACCAGCCCGGCGGCGGCAATGCCATAACCCCACGCAGCCTGCCCGGTGGCCGGATCGCTGGCCATCCGCGAGACGAAATAGGGACCGAAAATGAAGGTGGTGATGACGGTGAAGAAGGGCTGTGAGGCCCAGTCAAACAACATCCACCCCCAGATGCCGGAACGCGGCACACGTTCCGCCATGGCACCCTCTACCGCAATACCGCCCTCAGACATGCACCCTCCGACCCCACCCGCCTCACTGGCTGGTGAGGTCGCTCATCAATCCTGATGCCACCGAAAGCCGCGACACGGTGATGTCGCCGCCTTCCGTCAGCGCCTGCAGGCGCTCGCGGGTGCGGGTGATTCGCTCGCCCCCTGCCTCAAGCCATGCCGCCACAGGATCGGCTTTCTCGCCAAATCCGGCAAGGGCCGCGATCGCAATAGCGCGCCGGGCAATGCCGATCATGTCTGAGGCACGCGACAGAGCAAGCCCGTCATAATAGTCGGCTGGCGCAATCGACCGCGCCGCTTCTTCTATGCGCGGAATGCGAAACGCCTCGCTGGCGGCAAAGAACGCCTTGGCCGAGGCAACAAGATCAGCCCCGGCGCTGCGCGCCACAAGCGCGATATCGGGCAGTAATTCTGCAACGGTAAGCGCTGCAAGCTGCTCGGCAAGCCGTTCCGGCGCACCCGCGGCAGCGAACTTCTGGCGCCTTTCTGCCAGTCTTTCCGCCATGAAAGGCGGCAACAGCGCCTCGA includes:
- a CDS encoding MFS transporter; this encodes MSEGGIAVEGAMAERVPRSGIWGWMLFDWASQPFFTVITTFIFGPYFVSRMASDPATGQAAWGYGIAAAGLVIAILSPVLGSIADQTGPRKPWIGLFSVIQIIAMALLWYAAPGSNLFLFVALFSLASIAAEFSAVFNDSMMPRLVPNAEIGKVSNVAWGLGYLGGMIALIFVVLFMAGSPETGKTIIGVTPLFGLDPLAGEDARATGPLSALWYLVFVLPMFLFTPDAGRASKLGPAIKAGLSELKSTLSEVRKRAGIFRFLVARMLYQDGVNALLALGGTFAAAMFGWSITEIGIFGIILNVVAVFGCLVASRLDMALGSKVLVMISLVLLTIATFGIVSTGPGFTLFGALPLPGEDSGGLFGTPAEKAYIVFGLLIGVAFGPVQASSRSYMARSVTPDESGRYFGIYALVGRATSFMVPFLVATVTVATDSARLGMAVIAVFLLAGMVVLAGTPYPADRPKV